The proteins below are encoded in one region of Girardinichthys multiradiatus isolate DD_20200921_A chromosome 19, DD_fGirMul_XY1, whole genome shotgun sequence:
- the ky gene encoding kyphoscoliosis peptidase produces MSAKVALQKFSFPFASSVSLSSQDKVTQGGCVLVKDTEFLKLKENPILGEQNHITVVQALVENEDQALESTNPPDGGDTVAAQCFVRAQVSQIDVVARQSIAENLRVEVEDQRPAAKRQLSSESAAKSITAVKKSALRKEPNELRHLNQKAQLGQRGELNAALPGQRKCSKDLFKSSEVFHRLDSHVIRTGAELKQKCVYDVKTIVQSITQGARNELEQLRAIWVWLCNNIEYDVGGFLGHSEKLSSSEEVIAAGRGVCCSYSNLCTEMCREVGIECQEVTGHSKGIGYRQGQSLKHIKSDHLWNAVLLGGEWFLLDACWGAGQVDMQHESFVKRFDDFYFLTDPEEFIDSHFPDEEKWQLLDKPISIEEFEQRVFKTSAFFTMGLRLISPLHHIITDDGEATVSLGFSRPTTFTYEITRHQDLLHCGALERKDSTTSSFGLLTVSHRSMKLQLLPPESDTYDVKLFARFENATTPLVWVCSFTVECPNPRATEDIPENPFLSWGLQPFAGSLGVVGSSQNSEIAEVEDGVFDLVLKTSRPLIVLCELVHPQMESDIARCCLATQIQPDSLTCHILCPFHGFYRLSLFVRDFEKTDVKFQNAVNYLLHCKGKVVGLEELFPPDLGSACGPGTRTAKAGLSRFSHNSAMISTQQGKCNITFYNQQDFELHYVLSKKCKNSTFPLSRYIFCTYTDRKVTVSLSLPEAGVYRLGIYARITSGGDFSLMCDFILRNNSPQTRPPFPCVYSAWGKGCVLFEPRVGLLEPLSWVLFRVRVPGALRVSVVVEGRTDLKLNKSRVWEGEVFSGSSLQQLKLTASFGETSEMSVLMIFDVKQLENEGAHKD; encoded by the exons ATGTCAGCAAAAGTTGCATTACAGAAGTTCTCCTTTCCATTTGCCAGCTCTGTAAGCCTTTCTTCTCAAGACAAGGTGACCCAAGGGGGATGTGTACTGGTAAAGGACACAGAATTTCTTAAACTTAAAGAGAATCCAATATTAGGTGAGCAGAACCATATTACAGTTGTGCAGGCATTAGTGGAAAATGAGGACCAAGCTCTGGAGAGCACAAACCCTCCTGATGGGGGAGACACAGTAGCTGCTCAGTGCTTTGTCAGGGCTCAAGTCTCCCAGATTGATGTGGTTGCCAGGCAGAGCATAGCCGAAAATCTGAGAGTGGAGGTTGAGGATCAACGTCCAGCAGCAAAGAGGCAGCTGTCCTCAGAGAGTGCAGCAAAGTCCATCACAGCTGTGAAAAAGAGTGCACTAAGGAAGGAGCCAAATGAACTTAGACACCTGAACCAGAAAGCACAACTGGGACAGAGGGGGGAACTAAATGCTGCTCTGCCAGGCCAAAGAAAGTGCAGCAAGGACCTCTTCAAAAGCTCAGAGGTCTTCCATAGGCTGGACTCCCATGTTATCAGGACAGGAGCAGAG ttGAAACAAAAGTGTGTGTATGATGTGAAGACAATTGTACAAAGCATCACACAGGGAGCCAGAAATGAGCTGGAGCAACTCCGTGCCATCTGGGTGTGGCTGTGCAACAACATTG AGTATGATGTGGGTGGGTTTCTTGGCCACTCAGAAAAGTTGAGCTCATCAGAGGAGGTGATAGCTGCCGGTCGGGGAGTCTGCTGTAGCTACTCCAATCTTTGTACAGAGATGTGCAG GGAAGTGGGCATTGAGTGCCAAGAAGTGACAGGGCACAGTAAGGGCATTGGTTACCGTCAAGGTCAAAGCCTAAAGCATATAAAGTCGGATCACCTGTGGAACGCAGTGCTTCTGGGAGGGGAATGGTTTCTCCTGGATGCCTGTTGGGGAGCTGGACAAGTAGATATGCAACATGAAAGCTTTGTCAAAAG gtttgATGACTTCTATTTCCTAACTGACCCAGAGGAATTCATCGATTCACACTTCCCAGATGAAGAGAAATGGCAGCTTCTGGACAAGCCCATCTCTATCGAGGAATTTGAACAAAGGGTCTTCAAAACCTCAGCCTTCTTCACCATGGGGCTCAGGCTGATAAGTCCTCTTCATCATATCATCACAG ATGATGGGGAGGCAACTGTATCCCTCGGCTTCTCCAGGCCAACAACGTTCACCTATGAGATCACACGGCATCAAGATCTCCTCCACTGTGGAGCTTTAGAGCGGAAAGACTCAACCACTTCATCCTTTGGTCTTCTAACGGTCTCTCATCGGAGCATGAAGTTGCAGCTACTGCCACCTGAAAGTGACACATATGATGTCAAATTGTTTGCAAGATTTGAAAACGCTACAACACCTCTGGTTTGGGTTTGCTCCTTCACTGTTGAATGTCCAAACCCAAGGGCCACTGAGGACATCCCAGAGAACCCTTTTCTGTCCTGGGGCCTACAGCCTTTTGCGGGATCCTTGGGTGTCGTAGGCAGTTCTCAGAACAGTGAGATTGCCGAAGTGGAAGATGGGGTCTTTGACCTGGTGTTGAAGACTAGTAGGCCTCTAATAGTGTTATGTGAACTTGTCCACCCACAAATGGAAAGTGATATAGCCAGGTGCTGCCTGGCGACTCAGATTCAACCGGATAGCCTAACGTGTCATATCTTGTGCCCTTTTCATGGTTTCTACCGACTTTCCTTATTTGTGCGGGACTTTGAGAAAACAGATGTCAAATTCCAGAATGCTGTGAATTACCTGTTGCACTGCAAAGGAAAGGTTGTTGGATTAGAAGAGTTGTTTCCTCCAGATCTGGGCTCAGCATGTGGGCCAGGAACCCGAACGGCTAAGGCAGGATTATCTAGGTTCAGCCACAATTCAGCCATGATAAGTACCCAGCAAGGCAAGTGTAACATCACCTTCTACAACCAGCAGGACTTTGAACTTCACTATGTACTCAGCAAAAAGTGCAAAAACTCAACTTTTCCACTTTCACGTTACATATTCTGCACCTACACAGACCGCAAGGTGACTGTGAGTCTCAGCCTACCTGAGGCTGGGGTGTATCGACTAGGAATCTATGCCCGGATCACCTCTGGTGGAGATTTCAGCCTaatgtgtgattttattttgaggaaCAACTCCCCTCAGACAAGACCTCCGTTCCCCTGTGTCTACTCTGCCTGGGGGAAAGGCTGCGTGCTGTTTGAACCTCGTGTTGGCCTGCTTGAGCCACTCTCCTGGGTCCTTTTCAGGGTTCGAGTCCCTGGAGCCCTCCGGGTAAGTGTGGTGGTAGAGGGCCGAACTGATCTAAAACTGAACAAGAGCAGAGTCTGGGAGGGGGAAGTTTTCAGTGGAAGCAGCCTTCAGCAGCTGAAACTGACTGCCTCTTTTGGTGAGACCAGTGAGATGTCTGTTTTGATGATATTTGATGTAAAGCAGCTTGAGAATGAAGGTGCTCATAAGGACTAA